A single window of Tumebacillus sp. BK434 DNA harbors:
- a CDS encoding NUDIX hydrolase: MQQQEEIVQAATAVFVRDRQAGGGVETYLTKRPDTMRFLPGHYVFPGGTMDESDNDPRFAARAVPVTAEQNPAGLPLGYWVTALRESFEEAGVLLARDANGRFPAPDELAEQREQLLRGDMSFYDVIAAAGLVLATDRLRYFGHRITPRRLSKRRFETRFFLLVLPEGMEPDPHAGEIAEAGWTDAASALAQYDAGAYDMVPPTVKALQTIGSFSDAASLFRSTAGVGTPTAMELE, encoded by the coding sequence GTGCAACAACAGGAAGAGATCGTGCAGGCAGCGACGGCTGTTTTTGTGCGGGACAGGCAGGCGGGCGGCGGTGTGGAGACGTATTTGACCAAGCGGCCGGACACGATGCGGTTCTTGCCGGGGCATTATGTGTTTCCGGGCGGCACGATGGACGAGAGCGATAACGATCCGCGTTTTGCGGCGCGCGCCGTTCCCGTCACGGCGGAGCAAAATCCGGCCGGGCTGCCCCTCGGCTACTGGGTGACCGCTTTGCGCGAGTCGTTTGAAGAAGCCGGGGTCCTGCTGGCGCGCGATGCGAACGGACGATTTCCTGCGCCGGATGAGCTGGCGGAACAGCGCGAGCAACTCTTGCGGGGCGACATGTCCTTTTACGACGTGATCGCAGCGGCGGGTCTGGTGCTGGCGACCGATCGCCTGCGCTATTTCGGCCATCGCATCACGCCGCGCCGCCTGTCCAAGCGGCGCTTTGAGACGCGCTTTTTCCTGCTGGTGCTGCCGGAGGGAATGGAGCCAGATCCGCACGCAGGCGAAATCGCCGAAGCAGGCTGGACCGATGCGGCTTCCGCTTTGGCCCAATACGACGCCGGCGCCTACGACATGGTGCCGCCGACGGTGAAAGCATTGCAGACGATCGGGAGTTTTTCGGACGCAGCGAGCCTCTTTCGCTCCACGGCAGGCGTCGGCACTCCGACGGCGATGGAACTGGAATAA